ACGCGGCCATACCATTTGCCGAAGGCTGCTGTCTTCTCGTTGTTGTTTCGAGTTACTTTTACTAGTACGGGCATTGTTGTAAAGTTGAGAGTTGAGAGATGAGAGTTGAGAGTTGGGGCTGCGCGCAAGGCCTTGGTCTTCACTCAGAAGGGATTTTCCCTTTTCGCTTACAAAGATACGACATTCAGAGAGGGGGATTTCCGGTATATGCCGATTCTTGCCGATACTAGTAGATGGATGCGGATTCTTGCGGATTAGGGACTGGTATCGATGCAATAGCGGTCGACAATCCATTTGACTACATTGGGAGGCAAGGCTCCCTTGCCCTTGGGCATGCCCAGGCGCCAGAGGTACTTCTGGTGGGGCTTTATCCAGTTGCGCAGGGTTCTTACATCTACCCCTGCATAAGCAGCTAACTGCTGACGTGTCATTGCTTTCATAAAGGTTACTGAATTAGGATAGATTGAACGCGGAATTCGAGGCGAATTTAGCGTGAATTCGACGCGAATGTAGGCTATATAAGAAAGGGAAACGAATTAGCATAATTACTTTTAATTTCTATCAAGAATTAGAGAATTACCCTTGTGTCTCATACAAGAAGTCGACGAGGTCGATCTTGCGCTGTTTCTGGTCGTAGGAAGCTTGGGATTCCAAGAGGGGAGAGACGCGGAGGGGATAGCGGAAGTTGTAGAGGCGCTGGGCTTCGAGGGCGACCTGAGTCCACATGCGGAAGGCTTCGCCTTGCGGGTCGGTATCGGGGAAGATGATGACTTTGTGATTCACCAGCGGCTCCAGGAGCTGGGGCTTGAAGGACTGGAGGCCACCGCAGGAGAGCCAGAGGAAATCCGGGAATTTCTCGGAGAGGATTACCGCGGATTTCTCGGACTCCACGATAGCAATTTTCTGTGGTCCCGCAGAAATAGCGGAAATATCAGAAATCAAGTGCAGGCCGAAGAGGCAGTGCTGGAGTTCGTAGTTGGCGGGGAGCTTATCTTTCATTAGGTGGTGTACCCACGTGGGTTTGTGCTCCTTGTCGCGGTGACAGTCGGAGAGGTAGTACATGATCTTGCCGGTATGGACGCGCTGCTGGTCGTCGATCTCCCAGAAGATAACGCCGCCTTCCTTGGAGCAGCCGAGACGGTAGCGGTTAGCAGCAGATGACAGCTGGGTCTGAGAGAGGTAGCCCGCAGAGACAGCGGATTTACAGAACTGGGAATCCAAGGACAAGGACCTTGTAACGAGGTCAGGGGATAAAGGAACCACGGATTGCTTAGGTCCCGCAGAAATCGCAGAAACCGCAGAAATTTCTTTTTTCTCGACCACGGATTTAGCGGATTGAACGGATGGCTTATCCTCTATCAGGACGACTTGGAACTCGTTGACGAGCCAGTCGCAGGCTTCGATGAAGGATTTGTTGTCGTAGTCCTGCACCAGCTTGATGACATCGCCACCTTTGCCACAGACAAAGCACTTATAGATGTTCTTCGTCTTGTTGACGTGCATCGAGGGATGCTTATCGTCGTGGTACCAGCATGTGGCGCGCTTCGTGAACTTGCCCATGCCATAGAGCGAGATGCCTAGCTTGGAGCAGACATCGAAGATGGGTACCTCGCGGATTCTTTTAAGATTTAAATCATCGTACTTCATAACTTTGAAATTTTTTCCTGCGGTGAAGGCTCTGGGGGCCCCCACATACTACATTCTCTCTCGTAGAGAGAATTACGTATGGGGTCATACGCTTCACCTACGGAGTTAAAAGGGGAGGTCTTGCTCCACGGGATCCTGGGGCTCGGGAAGGGGGAGTATGTACTCCTTTTTGCCGAAGGGATTGGTGGTGCAGAGGAGGATCTTGTCGGCGACGGCCTTCTGCAGCATCTCGTCGTGGAGCTTGGGCTTGATGGCATTGGTGGCATCGTAGATCTGAGTCTTCAGCATGTCCTCCTGATAGGGCTGACCGGGGGTCATGATATCGGTGAAGAGGTGCTTGACATCGAACACGTATTTGCGGCCCTCCTTGTGGGCGTAGCGCGGATTCATGTCGGGCAAC
This region of Prevotella sp. E13-27 genomic DNA includes:
- a CDS encoding DUF6371 domain-containing protein, which gives rise to MKYDDLNLKRIREVPIFDVCSKLGISLYGMGKFTKRATCWYHDDKHPSMHVNKTKNIYKCFVCGKGGDVIKLVQDYDNKSFIEACDWLVNEFQVVLIEDKPSVQSAKSVVEKKEISAVSAISAGPKQSVVPLSPDLVTRSLSLDSQFCKSAVSAGYLSQTQLSSAANRYRLGCSKEGGVIFWEIDDQQRVHTGKIMYYLSDCHRDKEHKPTWVHHLMKDKLPANYELQHCLFGLHLISDISAISAGPQKIAIVESEKSAVILSEKFPDFLWLSCGGLQSFKPQLLEPLVNHKVIIFPDTDPQGEAFRMWTQVALEAQRLYNFRYPLRVSPLLESQASYDQKQRKIDLVDFLYETQG